From a region of the Triticum aestivum cultivar Chinese Spring chromosome 7D, IWGSC CS RefSeq v2.1, whole genome shotgun sequence genome:
- the LOC123164901 gene encoding uncharacterized protein, whose translation MATLLASILPAACSTSAPALLLRAFPRLRLRRPLASPPRMSSSSAAASPAPADAAGGERPTAAPFGSWRSPITADVVSGASKRLGDIALAGDGRLLWIEGRPEEKGRMVIVKEDDKPVDIIPQEFAARTLAQEYGGGAFAVQDNVVVFSNYKDQRLYKQPIGTGSLPVPLTPDYGAPDVSYADGVFDPHFSRYITVMEDRRTSSLNPATTIVSINLSNGDVHEPKVLISGNDFYASPRIDPTKKRMAWIEWGHPNMPWDKSELWVGYFSESGDLTERVCVAGSNPMLVESPAEPKWSPKGELFFVTDRGSGFWNIHKWVEHTNEVVPMYTLDAEFTRPLWVFGINSYDFLGKSNHIVFTYRQLGKSYLGVLDCDSGSVSLLDIPFSDLSNVVTGNDYFYIEGASGSIPTSIAKVTLDENKTKVISFSIVWSSSPNVMQYRSFFSTPEFIEFPTSSPGQKAYAYFYPPLNPMFEGLPDEKPPLLVKTHGGPTAETRGVLDLSVQYWTSRGWAFLDVNYGGSTGYGREYRERLLKKWGIVDVDDCCSCARFLVENGKVDEQRLCITGRSAGGYTTLASLAFRDTFKAGASLYGIGDITLLRAETHKFESRYMDNLVGSEGAYYERSPINFVNKFTCPVILFQGLDDKVVPPDQARKIYKALKESGLPVALVEYEGEQHGFRKAENIKFTLEQQMVFFARTVGKFEVADDITPIKIENFD comes from the exons ATGGCGACACTTCTCGCCTCCATCTTACCCGCAGCCTGCTCCACCTCCGCCCCGGCGCTCCTCCTCCGTGCCTtcccccgcctccgcctccgccgccccctcgcctcgccgccccgcatgtcctcctcctccgccgccgcctctcccgcgCCGGCAGACGCCGCGGGAGGGGAGAGGCCCACGGCGGCGCCGTTCGGGTCCTGGAGGTCGCCCATCACCGCGGACGTCGTCTCCGGCGCCTCCAAGCGCCTCGGAGACATCGCCCTCGCCGGAGACGGCCGCCTGCTATGGATCGAGGGCCGCCCCGAGGAGAAAGG GCGCATGGTTATTGTAAAGGAGGATGACAAGCCTGTGGATATCATACCTCAGGAATTTGCAGCACGCACTCTGGCTCAAGAATATGGAGGCGGTGCATTTGCAGTCCAAGATAATGTTGTTGTTTTCTCAAACTACAAGGATCAGCGCCTGTACAAACAACCAATCGGAA CTGGTAGTCTGCCTGTGCCTCTTACACCCGATTATGGTGCACCTGATGTCAGTTATGCTGATGGTGTCTTTGACCCACACTTCAGCCGTTATATTACTGTGATGGAAG ACCGGCGAACGAGTAGCTTGAATCCCGCTACAACAATTGTGTCTATAAACTTAAGCAATGGTGATGTCCATG AACCGAAGGTGCTGATCAGTGGGAATGACTTCTATGCTTCTCCTCGAATTGATCCAACTAAAAAGAGGATGGCATGGATTGAGTGGGGTCACCCAAACATGCCATGGGATAAATCAGAACTCTGGGTTGGCTACTTCTCTGAAAGCGG AGACTTGACCGAACGTGTCTGTGTTGCTGGAAGCAATCCGATGTTGGTGGAATCCCCTGCCGAGCCTAAATGGTCACCAAAAG GAGAACTGTTTTTCGTAACTGACAGAGGGAGTGGATTCTGGAACATTCATAAATGG GTTGAACACACCAATGAGGTTGTTCCGATGTACACATTAGATGCTGAGTTCACAAGACCATTGTGGGTTTTTGGCATCAACTCTTACGATTTTCTAGGAAAAAGCAATCACATCGTTTTCACTTACAG GCAGCTCGGAAAATCATATCTTGGTGTTCTAGATTGTGATTCAGGTTCTGTTTCATTGCTCGACATCCCTTTCTCCGATTTGTCCAATGTT GTTACTGGAAATGATTACTTCTATATTGAAGGTGCATCTGGAAGCATCCCCACGTCAATTGCAAAG GTTACTCTGGATGAGAACAAAACAAAAGTAATTAGTTTCTCAATAGTCTGGTCCTCCTCACCAAATGTTATGCAGTATAGATCTTTTTTCAGCACCCCAGAATTTATCGAGTTCCCGACATCCAGCCCTGGGCAGAAGGCTTATGCCTACTTCTACCCACCGTTGAATCCCATGTTTGAAGGTTTACCAGATGAAAAGCCTCCATTGCTTGTCAAAACACATG GAGGACCTACAGCTGAAACACGTGGAGTTCTAGACCTTAGTGTCCAGTATTGGACAAGTCGAGGGTGGGCATTTCTTGATGTTAACTACGGAGGAAGCACCG GCTATGGGAGAGAGTATCGAGAGAGATTATTGAAGAAATGGGGTATTGTTGATGTTGATGATTGTTGCAGCTGTGCAAGATTCCTG GTGGAGAATGGGAAAGTAGATGAACAGCGCCTTTGTATAACTGGGAGATCGGCAGGCGGATACACTACTTTAGCTTCACTCGCATTCAGAGATACATTCAAGGCTGGAGCATCTTTGTATGGT ATTGGTGATATAACTTTGCTGAGGGCAGAGACACACAAATTTGAGTCCCGTTATATGGACAATCTTGTTG GAAGCGAAGGAGCTTACTATGAAAGATCACCAATCAACTTTGTCAATAAATTTACATGCCCAGTTATTCTGTTTCAAGGGTTGGATGATAAG GTCGTGCCACCAGACCAGGCGCGCAAAATATACAAGGCCTTGAAAGAAAGTGGTCTGCCTGTTGCCTTGGTTGAATACGAAGGAGAGCAACATGGGTTCCGCAAG GCCGAGAACATCAAGTTCACCTTGGAGCAGCAGATGGTGTTTTTTGCTCGAACAGTCGGGAAATTTGAGGTGGCAGATGATATAACTCCGATCAAGATTGAGAACTTCGACTGA